A genomic window from Pygocentrus nattereri isolate fPygNat1 chromosome 22, fPygNat1.pri, whole genome shotgun sequence includes:
- the sfrp2 gene encoding secreted frizzled-related protein 2 has protein sequence MRALLAVTLLLLLHAAVHGLHVFDQPGLLFSQRSQCKPIPSALHLCYEFEYADMRLPNLLGHEAMSEVLQQAASWVPLVQKRCHPDTRKFLCSLFAPVCLQDMDEPIRPCRSLCEDVRRGCAPVMAAFGFPWPEMLRCARFPLDDDLCIPAGESGEHVTNATVTAPKVCEACREKTEDDNEIVDSLCKNDFALKIKVKEITYLNGDTKIIPETKSKTIYKLSGVTERDLRKTALLLKDGMQCVCDEMNDINAAYLVMGQKQDGNLVITSLKRWQKGQREFKRISRSIRKLQC, from the exons ATGCGCGCGCTCCTCGCCGtgacgctgctgctgctgcttcacgCGGCCGTTCACGGGCTGCACGTGTTCGACCAGCCGGGTCTTCTTTTCAGCCAGCGGAGCCAGTGCAAGCCCATCCCGTCCGCGCTGCACCTGTGCTACGAATTCGAGTACGCGGACATGCGCCTGCCCAACCTGCTGGGTCACGAGGCCATGAGCGAGGTGCTGCAGCAGGCCGCGTCGTGGGTGCCGCTCGTGCAGAAGCGCTGCCACCCGGACACGCGCAAGTTCCTCTGCTCGCTCTTCGCGCCCGTGTGCCTGCAGGACATGGACGAGCCCATCCGGCCGTGCCGCTCGCTCTGCGAGGACGTGCGTCGCGGCTGCGCGCCCGTCATGGCCGCCTTCGGCTTCCCGTGGCCGGAGATGCTGCGCTGCGCGCGCTTCCCGCTCGACGACGACCTGTGCATCCCCGCGGGGGAGAGCGGAGAGCACGTGACCAACGCGACCGTGACAG CGCCAAAAGTTTGTGAAGCCTgcagagagaagacagaggatGACAATGAAATTGTGGACAGCCTTTGCAAGAATGATTTTG CTCTGAAGATCAAGGTCAAGGAGATCACCTACTTGAACGGCGACACGAAGATCATCCCAGAAACCAAGAGCAAGACTATATACAAGTTGAGCGGAGTCACCGAGCGAGACCTGAGGAAGACTGCGCTGTTGCTCAAAGATGGAATGCAGTGCGTGTGCGATGAGATGAACGACATCAATGCTGCTTACCTGGTGATGGGTCAGAAGCAAGATGGCAACCTGGTCATCACGTCGCTGAAGCGCTGGCAGAAGGGTCAACGCGAGTTCAAGCGGATCTCCCGCAGCATACGCAAGTTGCAGTGCTGA